A stretch of the Chloroflexota bacterium genome encodes the following:
- the glgD gene encoding glucose-1-phosphate adenylyltransferase subunit GlgD yields MEILAMILAGGEGKGLCVLTAPRSEPAVPFGGKYRLIDFSLSNCVNSNIFNVSILTQYQPRSLVDHIGLGKPWDLDRAHGGVRLLQPYQSHRGDLGAWQEGTADAVRFNLDFVGEQDVEHVLILAGDHIYKMDYNPLLNLHVEMNADVTIAARAVSPTEAHRFGMIALDENNRVTAFEEKPKRTRATLASMGVYVFRREFLVEHLRGAGKAQRDFGRDVIPALVGDQRVFAYTFRDYWADVGTIQAYFEANMLLLNETPALDLYDPDWVIHTKSGERPAAYIGPDARVEGNLLCDGCRIDGTVLRSLISPGVYVAPGAVVRDSIVMSDAVIGEGAVLDRVILDKKVVVGANAHVGDSDDNTPNQRAPERLNTGITVVGKHTTIPAGLVIGRNVEIGAYVKESAFTSSSVPSGATI; encoded by the coding sequence ATGGAAATTCTCGCAATGATTCTCGCAGGCGGGGAAGGCAAGGGCTTGTGCGTGTTGACCGCGCCGCGTTCGGAACCGGCGGTGCCGTTCGGCGGCAAATATCGCCTGATTGATTTTTCGTTGTCGAATTGCGTCAACTCGAATATTTTCAACGTCTCGATTCTCACGCAGTACCAACCGCGTTCACTCGTTGATCACATCGGCCTCGGCAAGCCCTGGGATTTGGATCGCGCGCATGGCGGCGTGCGACTCTTGCAGCCGTATCAATCGCATCGCGGCGACCTGGGCGCGTGGCAGGAAGGCACGGCGGACGCAGTACGCTTTAATCTCGATTTTGTCGGCGAACAAGATGTGGAGCATGTGTTGATTCTCGCGGGCGATCACATTTACAAAATGGATTACAATCCGTTGTTGAATCTGCACGTCGAGATGAACGCGGATGTGACGATTGCCGCGCGCGCGGTCAGCCCGACTGAAGCGCATCGCTTCGGCATGATCGCGCTCGACGAAAATAATCGCGTGACCGCGTTCGAGGAGAAACCCAAACGCACGCGTGCGACGCTCGCTTCGATGGGCGTGTACGTTTTTCGCCGCGAGTTTCTCGTCGAGCACTTGCGCGGCGCGGGCAAAGCGCAGCGCGATTTTGGACGCGATGTCATTCCCGCGCTCGTCGGCGATCAACGCGTGTTCGCTTACACGTTCCGCGATTACTGGGCGGATGTCGGCACGATTCAAGCGTACTTTGAAGCGAATATGCTGCTCTTGAATGAAACGCCCGCGCTCGATTTGTACGACCCAGACTGGGTGATTCACACGAAAAGCGGCGAGCGTCCCGCCGCGTACATCGGACCCGATGCGCGCGTCGAGGGCAATTTGTTATGCGATGGATGTCGCATTGACGGCACCGTGTTGCGCTCGCTTATTTCGCCGGGCGTCTACGTCGCGCCCGGCGCGGTCGTGCGCGATTCGATTGTGATGAGCGACGCGGTCATCGGCGAAGGTGCGGTGCTCGACCGCGTGATTCTCGATAAAAAAGTTGTCGTCGGCGCAAACGCGCACGTCGGTGATTCGGACGACAATACGCCGAATCAACGCGCGCCCGAACGACTCAACACCGGCATCACCGTCGTCGGCAAGCACACGACGATTCCGGCGGGTTTGGTCATCGGACGCAACGTCGAAATCGGCGCGTACGTGAAAGAGAGCGCGTTCACATCATCATCCGTGCCCAGCGGCGCGACGATTTGA
- a CDS encoding DUF4058 family protein, whose amino-acid sequence MPSPFPGMDPYIETPKLWTDFHNDLAAEIRASLNEKIQPHYFARLETFVTYETIEIGKKASIRPDVSVWQPSTARETAVAYETRTTAPIESQVSLDVPLELNRVEIYRAGGEWLVTVIEILSPVNKKRGHDAHTDYLRKRRDLLRSSAHFIEIDFLRGGERPPLETPVPVAPYYAMLSRADRRPHVQVWPIQLAHRLPVLPVPLYEPDPDASLDLAAMVAAVYERGGYASQIDYAQPAPPPELSEEEMKWVAALLKPRAHKDE is encoded by the coding sequence ATGCCGTCACCTTTTCCCGGCATGGATCCGTACATCGAGACGCCGAAACTCTGGACTGACTTTCACAATGATTTGGCGGCGGAAATCCGCGCCAGTCTCAATGAGAAAATCCAACCACATTACTTTGCGCGCTTGGAAACTTTTGTCACGTACGAAACGATTGAAATCGGCAAGAAGGCAAGCATTCGCCCGGATGTTAGCGTCTGGCAACCATCCACCGCGCGCGAAACGGCGGTCGCTTACGAAACCAGGACGACCGCGCCAATCGAAAGTCAGGTCTCGTTGGATGTTCCACTCGAACTGAATCGCGTCGAAATCTATCGCGCGGGCGGGGAATGGCTCGTGACCGTCATCGAAATTTTGTCGCCGGTCAACAAGAAACGCGGACACGACGCACACACCGATTATCTTCGCAAACGCCGCGACCTATTGCGTTCGTCCGCGCATTTCATCGAAATTGATTTTCTGCGCGGCGGCGAACGACCACCGCTCGAAACGCCGGTGCCGGTCGCGCCGTACTATGCGATGCTCAGCCGCGCGGATCGTCGCCCGCACGTCCAGGTATGGCCCATTCAACTCGCGCATCGTTTGCCAGTATTGCCGGTGCCGTTGTACGAACCCGACCCGGACGCGTCGCTCGATCTCGCCGCGATGGTCGCGGCGGTGTACGAGCGCGGCGGGTACGCCAGCCAGATTGATTATGCCCAGCCCGCGCCTCCGCCGGAATTGTCGGAAGAAGAAATGAAATGGGTGGCGGCTTTATTGAAACCGCGCGCACACAAGGATGAATGA
- a CDS encoding glucose-1-phosphate adenylyltransferase, which translates to MPKILAVIMAGGAGTRLSVLSEERSKPAVPFAGKYRIIDFTLSNCVNSDIFDVDILTQYRPHSLNEHIGVGKPWDLDRASGGVRLLQPYQGRGSSSWYGGTADAVFQNLDYLRERRANHALILAGDHIYKMDYRGMLKFHQEKDADLTIGVMNVPLEETDRFGIMSVDADWRINAFFEKPKLRDKGTLASMGIYIFNTDILAERLAAGAREHADLDFGKHVIPSMIQDSRVYAYPFDGYWVDVGTIQSYWETTLALLEPNPPLNLYDATWVIHTRSQEKPPVKIGPQGKIARSLVSNGCIVRGRVERSVLSPGVYVAPGAVVRDSIVMNDVWIGEGAALDQVIVDKQVVVGADTQLGAGNDMKPNVAEPSKLNTGITVVGKGARIPGGLSIGRNVVIQTKVIENEFDAFDKIVPSGATVGKR; encoded by the coding sequence ATGCCTAAAATTCTCGCGGTGATTATGGCGGGCGGCGCGGGCACGCGCTTGTCGGTCTTGTCGGAAGAACGCTCCAAGCCAGCGGTGCCGTTCGCCGGCAAGTATCGCATCATTGATTTCACCTTGTCCAACTGCGTCAACTCGGATATTTTCGACGTGGACATTCTGACCCAGTATCGTCCGCATTCGCTCAACGAACATATCGGCGTCGGCAAACCCTGGGATTTGGATCGCGCGTCGGGCGGCGTGCGCCTCTTGCAACCGTACCAAGGACGCGGCTCGTCGAGTTGGTACGGCGGCACCGCGGACGCGGTTTTCCAAAATCTCGATTACCTCCGTGAACGCCGCGCGAATCACGCGCTCATTCTCGCCGGCGATCACATCTACAAGATGGACTATCGCGGTATGTTGAAATTTCATCAGGAGAAGGACGCCGATCTCACGATTGGCGTGATGAACGTGCCGCTCGAAGAAACCGATCGCTTTGGAATTATGTCGGTAGATGCCGATTGGCGCATCAACGCGTTTTTCGAAAAACCAAAACTGCGCGATAAAGGTACGCTCGCTTCGATGGGCATTTACATTTTCAACACCGACATTTTGGCGGAGCGGCTTGCCGCCGGCGCGCGCGAACATGCCGACCTCGATTTTGGCAAGCACGTCATCCCCAGCATGATCCAGGATTCGCGCGTCTATGCGTATCCCTTCGATGGATACTGGGTGGATGTGGGCACGATTCAATCGTACTGGGAAACAACGCTCGCCTTGCTCGAACCGAATCCGCCGTTGAATTTGTACGATGCGACCTGGGTCATTCACACGCGGAGTCAGGAAAAACCGCCGGTCAAAATCGGACCGCAGGGCAAAATCGCGCGCAGTCTCGTGTCGAACGGGTGCATCGTGCGCGGACGCGTCGAGCGTTCGGTGTTGTCGCCCGGCGTGTACGTCGCGCCCGGCGCGGTCGTGCGCGATTCGATCGTGATGAACGACGTGTGGATCGGCGAAGGCGCGGCGCTCGACCAGGTGATTGTGGACAAACAGGTCGTCGTCGGCGCGGACACACAACTGGGAGCGGGCAATGACATGAAACCGAATGTTGCCGAGCCAAGCAAGCTCAACACCGGGATTACGGTCGTCGGCAAAGGCGCGCGCATTCCCGGCGGATTAAGCATCGGACGCAATGTCGTAATTCAGACCAAGGTTATCGAAAACGAATTCGACGCGTTCGATAAAATTGTGCCGAGCGGCGCGACCGTCGGCAAGCGATAA
- a CDS encoding Dam family site-specific DNA-(adenine-N6)-methyltransferase, whose translation MNFTPLPRTDVKFVTVPPIKCQGIKTKLVPFILSNLRWDGRGRWVEPFLGSGVVLFNVQPECALVNDSNPHIINLYQRIFKDALTAEMVQTHLKHEGHRLLKEGEDHYYAVRERFNQTNDALDFLFLNRSCFNGLMRFNGQGKFNVPFCRKPDRFRPAYVTKIVNQIKAIRRIMQNKDWEFRVGDWRPCLSEIRRGDFVYLDPPYIGRHTDYYEQWSDEDAVELANQVQALPSGFALSMWKENKYRVNPHLVQHWRGITERTITHFYHVGATEDLRNSMEEVLLIKPDFAAPIKEKSKRVKPTQMSFALADGV comes from the coding sequence GTGAATTTTACTCCATTACCGCGCACGGATGTCAAATTCGTCACGGTCCCACCGATCAAATGTCAAGGCATCAAAACGAAACTCGTACCATTCATCTTGTCCAATCTTCGCTGGGATGGACGTGGACGATGGGTTGAGCCATTCCTGGGATCGGGCGTTGTTTTATTCAACGTCCAACCTGAATGTGCGCTAGTCAATGATAGCAATCCACACATCATCAATTTATATCAACGCATTTTCAAAGACGCGTTGACAGCAGAAATGGTTCAAACCCATTTGAAGCATGAAGGACACCGCTTGCTCAAGGAAGGCGAGGATCACTATTATGCCGTGCGCGAACGTTTTAATCAAACGAATGACGCGCTAGATTTTCTTTTTCTGAATCGGTCGTGCTTCAATGGGCTGATGCGTTTTAACGGTCAGGGCAAATTCAATGTGCCGTTCTGCCGCAAACCAGACCGCTTTCGCCCCGCCTACGTAACCAAGATCGTCAATCAAATCAAAGCGATTCGCAGAATCATGCAAAACAAGGACTGGGAATTTCGCGTGGGGGATTGGCGACCATGCTTGTCTGAAATTCGACGCGGCGATTTTGTTTATCTCGATCCACCCTATATCGGACGCCACACAGATTATTATGAACAATGGTCGGATGAAGATGCGGTTGAATTAGCAAACCAAGTGCAAGCTCTGCCGAGCGGGTTTGCGTTATCCATGTGGAAAGAAAATAAATATCGCGTCAATCCACATTTGGTTCAACATTGGCGCGGAATAACCGAACGAACGATTACCCATTTCTACCATGTCGGCGCGACGGAAGACCTTCGCAATTCGATGGAAGAAGTGTTGCTCATCAAACCCGATTTCGCCGCACCGATCAAAGAAAAATCAAAACGCGTCAAGCCAACGCAGATGAGTTTTGCATTAGCCGATGGAGTGTAG
- a CDS encoding EcoRV family type II restriction endonuclease — MDKITFLNALQIQVADFNRAVSTEKGDWIVKGFIDIAKNIYTISVDTKVISKIMELLLFPELVRFAETNALKLVLAEQQNFYPDISFVDDEEHRFALDIKSTYRVNANEVNGMTLGAFTGYFRNRQSSKNISFPYASYSGHFVLGSIYSKTEAQIDERRKYRLDELESITSVVNHFEFFVQEKWRIAAERPGSGNTKNIGSVTAITKLVSGAGPFAELGEHVFDDYWQFYLTEDMARAIESKRPYTNLASYLKYKGRRANKRKSE, encoded by the coding sequence ATGGACAAGATTACTTTTCTGAACGCACTGCAAATCCAGGTCGCAGATTTCAACCGTGCTGTCTCAACCGAAAAAGGCGATTGGATTGTCAAGGGATTCATTGATATTGCCAAGAACATCTACACGATTTCGGTGGACACCAAAGTTATTTCCAAAATTATGGAATTGCTCTTGTTTCCCGAATTGGTGCGCTTTGCCGAGACGAATGCCCTCAAACTTGTATTGGCAGAACAACAGAATTTTTACCCCGACATCAGTTTCGTGGACGATGAAGAACATCGTTTTGCGCTGGACATCAAAAGCACCTATCGCGTCAACGCAAACGAAGTGAATGGAATGACGTTGGGCGCATTCACCGGTTATTTTCGAAATCGGCAAAGCAGCAAAAACATTTCTTTTCCCTATGCTTCGTACTCAGGGCATTTTGTTCTTGGCAGCATCTATTCCAAAACCGAAGCGCAAATTGATGAACGCCGAAAATATCGGTTGGATGAACTCGAAAGTATCACTTCGGTCGTCAACCATTTCGAATTCTTTGTCCAAGAAAAATGGCGCATTGCGGCGGAGCGTCCCGGCAGTGGCAACACCAAGAACATTGGTTCGGTAACCGCTATAACTAAACTGGTTAGTGGCGCCGGTCCCTTCGCCGAATTGGGCGAACATGTTTTTGATGATTATTGGCAATTCTATCTCACCGAAGATATGGCGCGTGCCATCGAGTCCAAGCGTCCTTACACCAATCTGGCGAGTTACTTGAAATACAAAGGGCGTCGCGCGAACAAAAGGAAAAGCGAGTGA